In Gemmata obscuriglobus, a single genomic region encodes these proteins:
- a CDS encoding tyrosine-protein kinase domain-containing protein has translation MTGPTFATHAPASPPRAPRPAPKTGERPDDAAGARILVYLKLHWLMVLFCGTLIGAAGAAVAWELLASKYESYGLFRVSAVPINVVNHNSNSQPRADFATYVKTLTTQLRSEDVLNAALRDIKDLPTIKAQKDPLKFLEEELDIRGPEGEVIRITFKGHEPEDARKIINAVQKAFVERVQAQNAQQIQKIAEQSGEAQKRMEQIVRTDRRPKSGGAGVVTAGGATAPAPLPAPPGAPGTPAGGAAPTLTQTDRAIYTQEPGLATKDYWMRKQQVEQLTLNLNALTRNRDVLQSQLKAIQDSPTQPLIAERVENDGDVSAARRLMVEAQITWMKYAGNSEDPNGPAIQEFRKTYEAYKRRYEALKDEKIKTIEGVRKLQEAKPLAAELQAVIFKVQEHQEKCDEAKKALALLEKYLAELPPGERGGLTQARFEKEYNPDDSRLAVTDGIWRELMQQYHLTQLELEAPARISVLQQASTPTQKDTKKQLLGTGFASVIGFVLMGLGVVGYETVSRRVSSLADVRAAVPTPVVGVIPGLPTDAAGKDPVRRAAANEAIDKLRAYVSQTWLSRGATAITVTSPIGDEGKAFTAFGLASSLAQAGYKTLLVDFDLREPAIHPYAGVPNAAGVCELLRAETDMRSVVQFLPSGLHLLPAGKWSDEARKAATGEKLEALLAKLREPYDCVVIHGHALLTVAESVEVARRCEAVLVCARYRETATPLLKRAAERVATMEIPFSGVVYVGATEQEALC, from the coding sequence ATGACCGGACCCACCTTCGCCACCCACGCGCCCGCCTCGCCGCCGAGGGCACCGCGCCCCGCTCCGAAGACGGGCGAGCGGCCGGACGACGCGGCCGGCGCGCGCATCCTGGTGTACCTGAAGCTGCACTGGCTGATGGTCCTGTTCTGCGGCACGCTGATCGGCGCCGCCGGGGCCGCCGTGGCCTGGGAGCTGCTCGCCAGCAAGTACGAGTCGTACGGGCTGTTCCGGGTGTCCGCGGTCCCGATCAACGTGGTGAACCACAACAGCAACAGCCAGCCCCGCGCCGACTTCGCCACCTACGTCAAAACCCTGACCACGCAGCTCAGGTCCGAGGACGTGCTGAACGCGGCGCTGCGCGACATCAAGGACCTGCCCACCATCAAAGCCCAGAAGGACCCGCTCAAGTTCCTCGAAGAGGAACTGGATATTCGGGGACCGGAGGGCGAGGTGATTCGCATCACGTTCAAGGGGCACGAGCCCGAGGACGCGCGAAAGATCATTAACGCGGTCCAGAAAGCGTTCGTGGAGCGCGTTCAGGCGCAGAACGCGCAACAGATCCAGAAGATCGCGGAGCAGTCCGGCGAGGCGCAGAAGCGGATGGAGCAAATCGTCCGCACCGACCGGCGACCCAAAAGCGGCGGCGCCGGCGTGGTGACGGCTGGCGGTGCGACCGCGCCGGCCCCGCTGCCGGCGCCCCCAGGCGCCCCGGGCACGCCGGCCGGCGGAGCAGCACCGACCCTGACCCAGACGGACCGCGCGATCTACACTCAGGAGCCCGGGCTCGCCACCAAAGATTACTGGATGCGGAAACAGCAAGTCGAGCAGCTCACCTTGAACCTGAACGCCCTGACGCGCAACCGAGATGTGCTCCAGTCGCAACTGAAGGCGATTCAGGATTCGCCCACCCAACCGCTCATTGCGGAGCGGGTCGAGAACGACGGGGACGTGAGCGCCGCGCGGCGGCTGATGGTCGAGGCACAAATCACCTGGATGAAGTACGCCGGGAACAGCGAGGACCCGAACGGCCCCGCGATCCAGGAGTTCCGGAAGACCTACGAGGCCTACAAGAGACGGTACGAGGCCCTCAAGGACGAAAAGATCAAGACGATCGAGGGGGTCCGCAAGCTCCAGGAAGCCAAGCCGCTCGCGGCGGAACTGCAGGCGGTGATTTTCAAGGTCCAGGAGCACCAGGAGAAGTGCGACGAGGCGAAGAAGGCGCTCGCCCTGCTCGAGAAGTACCTGGCCGAACTCCCGCCAGGGGAGCGGGGCGGCCTCACGCAGGCCCGCTTCGAGAAGGAGTACAACCCGGATGACAGCCGCCTCGCGGTGACCGACGGGATCTGGCGCGAGCTGATGCAGCAGTACCACCTCACGCAGCTCGAGCTCGAGGCGCCGGCCCGCATCTCGGTGCTCCAGCAGGCGTCCACGCCCACGCAGAAGGACACCAAGAAGCAGCTCCTGGGCACCGGGTTCGCGAGCGTCATCGGGTTCGTGCTGATGGGGCTCGGGGTGGTCGGGTACGAGACCGTGTCGCGCCGGGTCAGCTCGCTGGCGGACGTGCGGGCCGCGGTGCCTACGCCGGTGGTGGGCGTGATCCCGGGGCTGCCCACCGACGCGGCGGGCAAGGACCCGGTGCGCCGGGCCGCGGCGAACGAGGCCATCGACAAGCTCCGCGCCTACGTCTCGCAGACGTGGCTCAGCCGCGGCGCCACCGCCATCACGGTCACCAGCCCCATCGGCGACGAGGGCAAGGCGTTCACCGCGTTCGGGCTGGCGAGCAGCCTGGCCCAGGCCGGGTACAAGACCCTGCTGGTCGACTTCGACCTGCGCGAGCCGGCCATCCACCCCTATGCGGGCGTTCCGAACGCCGCCGGCGTGTGCGAGCTGCTACGGGCGGAGACGGACATGCGGTCGGTGGTGCAGTTCCTGCCGAGCGGGCTGCACCTGCTGCCGGCCGGGAAGTGGTCCGACGAGGCCCGCAAGGCCGCGACCGGCGAGAAGCTCGAGGCCCTGCTCGCCAAGCTGCGGGAGCCGTACGACTGCGTCGTGATCCACGGGCACGCGCTGCTCACCGTCGCGGAGTCGGTGGAGGTGGCCCGGCGGTGCGAGGCGGTGCTGGTGTGCGCCCGGTACCGCGAGACCGCCACCCCGCTGCTGAAGCGGGCCGCGGAGCGGGTCGCGACGATGGAGATCCCGTTCTCGGGCGTCGTGTATGTCGGCGCCACCGAGCAAGAGGCGCTGTGCTGA